In a single window of the Phaeobacter sp. G2 genome:
- a CDS encoding DUF2927 domain-containing protein, giving the protein MAQAVAAILRAMRPLVVAALGGVALTACLPSSPGTSLVPEQRPQVLPAAYRPPSVESAQLRNYYRVLQQDLLTRGLLRTDGGGPETPYDADDLAEHFEEIAFYNEYAGRSGSGLTGGLSRWSGPVKLVADFGPSVPEAQRQRDQTVLATYGARLSRVTGHNITTTARQGNFHVIFASADDRAYVAEKVRDLLPNLSDNDLQLFVNLPRSHYCFVLAGGPQNAPFDYIRGVALIRAEHPDLVRDSCIHEEVAQGLGLLNDSPKVRPSIFNDDDEFAYLTSHDELLLKMLYDPRLRTGMRIEEARPIIRILARDVMGQPL; this is encoded by the coding sequence ATGGCACAGGCAGTAGCGGCAATTCTTCGGGCCATGCGGCCCCTTGTAGTGGCGGCCCTTGGCGGGGTCGCCCTGACCGCCTGCCTGCCCAGCAGCCCCGGAACCTCTTTGGTGCCGGAACAACGCCCGCAAGTGCTTCCGGCGGCCTATCGCCCGCCCTCGGTTGAGAGCGCCCAACTGCGCAATTATTACCGGGTGCTACAGCAGGACCTGCTGACCCGTGGATTGCTGCGCACCGACGGGGGCGGACCAGAAACCCCCTATGACGCCGATGATCTGGCGGAGCATTTTGAAGAGATCGCCTTTTACAATGAATATGCCGGGCGCAGCGGCAGCGGATTGACTGGCGGCTTGAGCCGCTGGTCCGGGCCGGTCAAGCTGGTGGCGGATTTTGGCCCCTCGGTGCCCGAGGCACAGCGCCAACGCGACCAAACTGTGTTGGCGACCTATGGCGCACGCCTGTCACGCGTCACCGGCCATAACATCACCACCACGGCCAGACAGGGCAACTTTCATGTGATTTTTGCCAGCGCCGATGATCGTGCCTATGTGGCTGAAAAAGTGCGCGACCTGTTGCCCAACCTGAGCGACAATGACCTGCAGCTATTTGTCAATCTGCCGCGCAGCCACTATTGTTTTGTGCTGGCAGGTGGGCCGCAGAATGCGCCCTTTGACTATATCCGCGGCGTTGCGCTTATTCGTGCTGAACATCCCGATCTGGTCCGCGACAGCTGCATCCACGAGGAAGTGGCCCAGGGCCTGGGACTGCTGAATGACAGCCCCAAGGTGCGGCCTTCGATTTTCAACGACGATGACGAATTTGCCTATCTGACCAGCCATGACGAATTGCTGCTCAAGATGCTGTATG